In a genomic window of Pseudoliparis swirei isolate HS2019 ecotype Mariana Trench chromosome 20, NWPU_hadal_v1, whole genome shotgun sequence:
- the socs9 gene encoding suppressor of cytokine signaling 9, whose amino-acid sequence MSLPKESGNRGKDRERGARPKVRQSRSEERRDPGSGRKGVKGKKKGRSSHEPAAERPVSDGFEYGDMLSDLDSKDQSSPSSLKEHLRWQGLEAASFLRQERVTSRPELGTISSAPDIPGAGEGESRASSSSRTLRQKIQDAMGQCFPIKTHSATAAAPSPQALSSTACASSRRKIHLSELMLDDCPFPVGSELAQKWYLIKQHTAPITQPPSLDPAVVCVAPAAVTATAVEDVDDRLRERRRISIEQGVEPPPNAEIHTFEVTAQINPLYKHGPKLAPGMNELAEAERATGQQQLLLQRQQQHHQLLLQSCLDTLDEVVASASASAHTSDSASASAHTSDSASASAHTCDSTPEPVVDSEVPAPDEPSRVLLPPAEDPASHDGYRIHTQIDYIHCLVPDLLQITSLPCYWGVMDRYEAETLLEGKPEGTFLLRDSAQEDYLFSVSFRRYGRSLHARIEQWNHNFSFDVHDPSVFHAPTVTGLLEHYKDPNSCMFFEPLLSNPIHRAQPFTLQHVCRAVVSSRTTYDGVNVLPIPNTLKKHLKEYHYKQRVRVRRMDTWWE is encoded by the coding sequence ATGTCCTTACCAAAGGAGTCAGGGAACCGAGGTAAAGATCGAGAGAGGGGGGCCCGTCCGAAGGTGAGACAAAGCCGGTCAGAGGAAAGACGAGATCCAGGCAGTGGACGGAAAGGTGtaaaggggaagaaaaaaggCCGTTCTTCCCATGAACCAGCAGCTGAGAGGCCCGTCAGTGATGGCTTTGAATATGGTGACATGTTGAGTGACCTCGACTCCAAGGACCAATCTTCCCCCTCGTCTTTGAAGGAACATTTGAGATGGCAGGGGTTGGAAGCCGCCTCATTTCTCAGACAAGAACGGGTCACGTCCCGGCCAGAACTGGGAACGATTAGCTCTGCTCCAGACATACCTGGAGCCGGTGAAGGTGAGAGCAGAGCGTCAAGCAGCAGCCGCACTCTTCGGCAAAAAATCCAAGATGCAATGGGGCAGTGTTTCCCAATAAAGACGCACAGTGCGACTGCAGCAGCACCATCTCCGCAGGCTCTTTCCTCCACTGCCTGCGCCTCCTCGAGGCGCAAGATCCACCTCAGCGAGTTGATGTTGGATGACTGCCCCTTCCCCGTCGGATCGGAGCTGGCTCAGAAGTGGTATCTCATCAAGCAACACACGGCCCCCATTACCCAGCCTCCCTCGCTCGATCCCGCGGTCGTGTGCGTCGCCCCCGCCGCCGTCACGGCGACGGCGGTGGAAGACGTCGACGACCGGTTGCGGGAGCGCAGGCGCATCAGCATCGAACAAGGCGTCGAGCCGCCGCCCAATGCAGAGATCCACACGTTTGAGGTCACGGCCCAAATTAATCCTCTCTACAAGCACGGCCCCAAGCTGGCTCCTGGGATGAACGAGTTAGCCGAGGCTGAGAGAGCCACCGGTCAgcagcagcttctcctccaaaggcagcagcagcaccaccagctccttcTGCAGAGCTGCCTGGACACGCTGGATGAGGTGGTGGCCTCAGCCTCTGCCTCAGCCCACACCTCTGACTCGGCCTCAGCCTCTGCCCACACCTCTGACTCTGCCTCAGCCTCAGCCCACACCTGTGACTCTACCCCCGAGCCTGTGGTGGACTCTGAGGTCCCGGCGCCCGACGAGCCCTCTCGAGTCCTCCTCCCGCCGGCCGAGGACCCCGCGTCTCACGACGGCTACCGCATTCACACTCAGATTGATTACATCCACTGTTTGGTTCCGGACCTGCTGCAGATCACCAGCCTGCCCTGCTACTGGGGGGTGATGGACCGCTACGAGGCCGAGACCCTGTTGGAGGGGAAGCCCGAAGGCACCTTCCTCCTGCGCGACTCCGCTCAGGAGGACTACCTCTTCTCCGTGAGCTTCCGCCGCTACGGCCGCTCGCTGCACGCGCGCATCGAACAGTGGAATCACAACTTTAGCTTCGACGTGCACGACCCGAGCGTGTTCCACGCCCCCACGGTGACGGGGCTCCTGGAGCACTACAAGGACCCCAACTCCTGCATGTTCTTCGAGCCCTTGCTGTCCAACCCCATCCACCGGGCGCAGCCCTTCACCCTGCAGCACGTCTGCCGAGCGGTCGTCAGCAGCCGCACCACCTACGACGGCGTCAACGTGCTTCCCATTCCGAACACTTtgaaaaagcacctgaaggaataCCACTACAAGCAGAGGGTACGCGTCCGCCGAATGGACACCTGGTGGGAATGA